A single region of the Actinomycetota bacterium genome encodes:
- the ligD gene encoding non-homologous end-joining DNA ligase: MADRVVHVDGREVKITHPDKVLFPDDGITKSDLVDYLLKAAPLMLPHLRGRPLTLLRYPEGIGGGSFFQKAASSYFPDWIPRAVMAKQKGTTPYVVCNDAATLVYLANQNTVTHHVWLSRADRPGHPDQMMFDLDPPDDRFGRVRRVALLLKEVLDGRSLPSLVKTSGSRGLHVVVPLDGTLTTEQVLELAGDLAADLVGRDPDNLTTAFHKADRGGRIYVDIARNGYAQTAVAPYSVRALPGAPVAAPLEWREVENPRLKPQSYTVKNLFRRLAKRPDPWS; encoded by the coding sequence GTGGCCGACCGCGTGGTCCACGTAGACGGGCGCGAGGTGAAGATCACGCACCCGGACAAGGTCCTGTTCCCGGACGACGGGATCACGAAGTCCGATCTCGTGGACTACCTGCTCAAGGCAGCGCCGCTGATGCTCCCGCACCTCAGGGGCCGGCCCCTGACGCTGCTGCGCTATCCCGAGGGCATCGGAGGGGGGAGCTTCTTCCAGAAGGCGGCCTCCTCCTACTTCCCAGACTGGATCCCTCGGGCGGTGATGGCCAAGCAGAAGGGGACCACCCCCTACGTCGTGTGCAACGACGCCGCCACGCTCGTGTACCTGGCCAACCAGAACACGGTCACGCACCACGTGTGGCTGTCGAGGGCGGACCGTCCGGGGCACCCCGACCAGATGATGTTCGACCTGGACCCCCCGGACGACCGCTTCGGCCGGGTGCGGCGCGTGGCGCTGCTGCTCAAGGAGGTCCTGGACGGCCGTTCGCTTCCGTCTCTGGTGAAGACCAGCGGCTCCAGGGGCCTGCACGTGGTGGTCCCGCTGGACGGCACCCTGACCACCGAGCAGGTGCTGGAACTGGCGGGGGACCTGGCCGCGGACTTGGTGGGCCGCGACCCGGACAACCTGACCACCGCATTCCACAAGGCGGACCGGGGCGGGCGCATATACGTGGACATCGCCCGCAACGGCTATGCCCAGACGGCGGTGGCCCCCTATTCGGTCCGGGCACTGCCGGGGGCACCCGTGGCGGCCCCCCTGGAGTGGCGTGAGGTGGAGAACCCCCGCCTCAAGCCGCAGTCCTACACGGTCAAGAACCTGTTCCGGCGTCTGGCCAAGCGGCCCGACCCCTGGTCCTGA